A genomic window from Maledivibacter sp. includes:
- the ispE gene encoding 4-(cytidine 5'-diphospho)-2-C-methyl-D-erythritol kinase yields MYDINLKAPAKINLSLDVLNKREDGYHNVKMVMQQITLYDEIFMRKIEKGITLTTDCGFLPTDISNIAYKAADSMFEKYNINSGIHIDIKKNIPIAAGLAGGSSDAASVIKGINSLFDLNLSIEEMMEIGTPIGADVPFCILGDGALAEGIGEKLSPIKGLRSGWIVLSKPNICVSTAEAYSNLNLDHIEDRPNTDLLLKSLEIDNLYNIANNLNNVFEVGIFKKHPIVKIIKEKMLEYGALGSLMSGSGPSVYGIFKDYNKAKSAYEKLRLLYNQTFLVRSYNGRQ; encoded by the coding sequence ATGTATGACATTAATTTAAAGGCACCGGCAAAGATAAATTTGTCACTAGATGTATTAAATAAAAGAGAAGATGGCTATCATAATGTTAAAATGGTGATGCAGCAAATAACTTTGTATGATGAAATATTTATGAGAAAAATTGAAAAAGGCATTACATTAACCACCGATTGTGGTTTTTTACCTACTGATATATCGAATATTGCTTATAAAGCAGCCGATTCCATGTTCGAAAAATACAATATAAATAGTGGAATCCATATAGATATTAAAAAGAATATTCCTATCGCAGCAGGTTTAGCCGGAGGAAGTAGTGATGCAGCTAGTGTTATAAAGGGAATAAATAGTTTGTTTGATCTAAACCTTTCTATAGAAGAAATGATGGAGATAGGAACTCCAATTGGTGCAGATGTTCCATTTTGCATATTAGGTGATGGAGCCCTTGCGGAAGGTATAGGAGAAAAGCTTAGTCCTATTAAAGGGCTAAGAAGCGGTTGGATAGTTTTATCAAAACCCAATATATGTGTATCTACTGCAGAAGCATATTCAAATTTAAATTTAGATCATATCGAAGATAGGCCGAATACAGATCTGCTATTAAAGTCCCTTGAAATAGATAATTTGTACAATATAGCTAATAATCTAAACAATGTTTTTGAAGTAGGGATATTTAAAAAGCATCCTATAGTAAAAATAATCAAAGAAAAAATGCTTGAATATGGGGCACTAGGTAGTTTGATGAGTGGCAGTGGACCAAGTGTATATGGAATTTTTAAAGATTATAATAAGGCAAAATCAGCATATGAAAAATTGAGACTTTTATATAATCAAACTTTTTTAGTTAGGTCTTATAACGGGAGGCAGTAA
- a CDS encoding GntR family transcriptional regulator: MTESKSNKLEISNYKPLREIVFEYLRNSILSGELEPGERLMELQLAQQLGVSRTPIREAIRKLELEGFVEMLPRKGAYVADVSIKDILDVLEVRMFLEGLATNLAAERMTDEEIEELKVILQKFEDEIETMEKQEMIKLDNKFHDTIIKGSRNNKLMQIVQGLQEQFQRFRVIYFNEYSEHQDLIKYHRAIVKAIADRDSKKAQEYAQTHVEMIEESIIKWKKKNEK; encoded by the coding sequence ATGACGGAATCAAAATCTAATAAATTAGAGATTAGTAATTATAAACCCTTAAGAGAAATTGTATTTGAATACCTAAGGAATTCTATTTTAAGTGGAGAATTAGAACCTGGAGAAAGACTTATGGAATTACAGCTTGCACAGCAACTTGGGGTTAGTCGAACACCTATTAGGGAAGCCATAAGAAAGCTTGAGTTAGAGGGCTTTGTGGAAATGCTCCCTAGAAAGGGTGCCTATGTAGCCGATGTATCAATTAAGGATATCTTAGATGTATTGGAGGTTAGGATGTTTCTTGAGGGATTAGCTACAAACTTAGCTGCTGAGAGAATGACTGACGAAGAAATAGAAGAGTTAAAGGTTATATTACAAAAGTTTGAAGATGAAATAGAAACTATGGAAAAACAGGAAATGATTAAACTGGATAATAAATTCCATGATACCATAATTAAAGGGTCTAGGAATAATAAACTTATGCAGATAGTTCAGGGATTACAAGAGCAATTTCAAAGGTTTAGAGTGATTTATTTTAATGAATACAGCGAACATCAAGATTTGATTAAATATCATAGGGCCATAGTTAAAGCGATTGCCGACAGGGATTCAAAAAAAGCCCAGGAGTATGCTCAAACCCACGTTGAGATGATAGAGGAATCAATAATAAAGTGGAAAAAGAAAAATGAAAAGTGA
- a CDS encoding DUF3794 domain-containing protein, with the protein MSVGLIKEMLKLDRMVGSENVQALVESDIVVPDSKPDIHNILSAEGNVNISDREIMQGKIVVQGTVSYKILYTSDDQDKLLYSMKASNGFTQNIEMDNIDGMMEPEVNYNIEHMDFGIMNERKISAQTVLNLTGKVFKTEEVDIVKEVEGVEDIQALKDTVTYDNSIGNNSSQTVLRENFELGEDDAEITEVLQVNGNAVINEKKVTDNKVIIGGNVNVNMLYATDEPRNPVHELKHEIPFTHFVEVPKAENDMDCRVDVNIDEVYTDVKKNINEENKVYDVEVVLKANVKVYKKVEKEVLLDAYSPTRKLNIQTNDFKFMKNIGSNSSHAVIKETIDTPNDYPSIFKVFTVKARPVVTDYRMIENKNIIEGFIDTNVLYMADTEEMQVQSFNQEVPFRHYVEVEGMNEDMEADVKLDIQDVDFTAINSKQIEAKFSLNAHSEVNKEYEMNVLINIEDLGEVDDDDNKASITIYFVQEGDNLWDIAKRYNTTVNEILQTNEITDSEEVKAGNKIIIQKNYEYKF; encoded by the coding sequence ATGTCCGTAGGGTTAATTAAGGAAATGCTTAAATTAGATAGAATGGTTGGTTCTGAAAATGTTCAAGCACTTGTGGAAAGTGATATAGTTGTTCCTGATTCTAAGCCAGATATCCATAATATTTTATCAGCAGAGGGTAACGTAAATATAAGCGATAGGGAAATAATGCAGGGCAAAATCGTAGTTCAAGGTACAGTGAGTTATAAAATACTATATACTTCAGATGATCAAGATAAGCTTCTATACAGTATGAAGGCATCCAATGGATTTACTCAAAATATTGAAATGGACAATATAGATGGGATGATGGAGCCTGAGGTTAATTACAATATAGAACATATGGATTTCGGTATAATGAATGAAAGGAAGATATCAGCACAAACGGTTTTAAATTTAACTGGTAAGGTATTTAAAACTGAAGAAGTTGACATTGTAAAGGAAGTTGAGGGTGTAGAAGATATTCAAGCATTAAAGGATACCGTGACATATGATAATTCAATTGGAAACAATTCATCCCAAACTGTTTTAAGGGAGAACTTTGAATTGGGAGAAGACGATGCAGAGATTACAGAGGTACTACAGGTAAATGGCAATGCTGTAATTAATGAGAAAAAGGTAACGGATAATAAGGTAATAATAGGTGGAAATGTTAATGTAAATATGCTTTATGCTACGGATGAACCAAGGAACCCAGTACATGAGCTAAAGCATGAGATACCATTTACCCATTTTGTTGAGGTTCCAAAGGCTGAAAATGATATGGATTGTAGGGTGGATGTAAATATAGATGAAGTTTATACAGATGTAAAGAAAAATATAAATGAAGAAAACAAGGTTTATGATGTGGAGGTTGTTTTAAAGGCAAATGTTAAGGTTTACAAAAAGGTTGAAAAGGAAGTCTTACTGGATGCTTATTCTCCAACAAGAAAGTTGAATATACAAACAAATGACTTCAAGTTTATGAAAAATATTGGAAGTAATTCTTCCCATGCTGTTATAAAGGAGACCATAGACACACCAAATGACTATCCAAGTATATTTAAAGTATTTACAGTAAAGGCAAGACCAGTAGTAACGGATTATAGGATGATAGAAAATAAAAATATCATAGAGGGATTTATAGATACAAATGTTTTATATATGGCTGATACGGAGGAAATGCAGGTACAATCATTTAATCAAGAGGTTCCATTTAGACACTATGTAGAGGTCGAGGGTATGAATGAAGATATGGAAGCCGATGTGAAGCTAGATATACAAGACGTTGATTTTACTGCCATAAACTCAAAACAAATTGAAGCCAAATTTAGCTTGAATGCCCATAGCGAAGTAAATAAAGAATATGAAATGAATGTATTGATTAATATTGAAGATTTAGGAGAAGTAGATGATGATGACAACAAAGCCAGTATAACAATTTATTTTGTTCAAGAAGGGGATAATCTATGGGATATAGCTAAAAGATACAATACAACTGTAAATGAAATTTTACAGACCAATGAGATCACAGATTCCGAGGAAGTTAAGGCAGGAAATAAAATAATAATTCAGAAAAACTATGAATATAAGTTTTAG
- the arcA gene encoding arginine deiminase, whose protein sequence is MTETRALLNVRSEIGKLKKVLLHRPGKEIENLTPDLMDRLLFDDIPYLEVARKEHDVFADIFRSNGVEVVYLEDLAAESLNDDDIKNSFIDEFIEEANIGAIRKRELVKQYLLSFSNNKDMVEKMMGGIRKEEIDSKTKSSLSDIIGSNYPFIIDPMPNLYFTRDPFATIGSGISLNHMKTITRNRETLFAKYIFNYHDDFKNATIPLWYNREEHTSMEGGDQLILSDGVIAVGVSERTEAASVEKLARRIFEKDESFEVVLAFDIPKKRAFMHLDTVFTMVDYDKFTIHPGIEAPLTVYSLRRGKNPKNLIIEEETMELRDILKKYLELDDVKLIRCGNGNRIDAAREQWNDGSNTLAISPGEVIVYSRNHVTNRLLEEQGVKLHIMPSSELSRGRGGPRCMSMPLFRENL, encoded by the coding sequence AAAGGAGATAGAAAACCTAACACCGGATCTAATGGATAGGCTTTTATTCGATGATATACCTTACTTGGAGGTTGCTAGAAAAGAGCATGATGTCTTTGCGGATATATTTAGGAGTAATGGAGTAGAAGTAGTTTATCTTGAGGATTTAGCCGCAGAATCACTTAATGACGATGACATTAAGAACAGCTTTATTGATGAATTTATTGAAGAAGCAAATATAGGAGCAATAAGAAAGAGAGAGCTGGTAAAACAATATCTTTTAAGCTTTTCCAATAATAAAGATATGGTAGAAAAAATGATGGGCGGAATTAGAAAGGAAGAGATAGATTCAAAGACAAAATCCTCCTTATCTGATATCATAGGATCAAATTATCCCTTTATAATAGATCCAATGCCAAATCTTTATTTCACAAGGGACCCCTTTGCCACCATAGGTAGTGGAATTTCTTTAAATCATATGAAAACTATCACTAGAAATAGGGAAACATTGTTTGCTAAATATATATTTAATTATCATGACGACTTTAAAAATGCTACCATTCCCCTTTGGTATAACAGGGAAGAACATACCTCCATGGAAGGGGGAGATCAGCTTATACTTAGTGATGGGGTTATTGCCGTTGGGGTATCTGAAAGAACGGAGGCGGCATCTGTGGAAAAATTGGCTAGAAGGATATTTGAGAAGGATGAAAGCTTTGAGGTGGTTCTAGCCTTTGATATACCTAAAAAGAGAGCATTTATGCATCTGGATACAGTATTTACCATGGTGGATTATGATAAATTCACTATTCATCCTGGCATAGAAGCTCCCCTTACAGTTTATTCATTGAGGAGAGGAAAAAATCCTAAGAACTTGATAATAGAGGAGGAAACCATGGAGCTAAGGGATATTCTTAAGAAATATCTTGAGCTTGATGATGTAAAGCTGATTCGCTGTGGAAATGGCAATAGAATAGACGCAGCTAGGGAACAGTGGAATGACGGATCAAATACCCTCGCAATTTCACCTGGAGAGGTGATAGTGTATTCTAGAAATCATGTTACAAATAGACTTTTAGAGGAGCAGGGCGTAAAATTGCACATTATGCCATCCTCGGAACTATCACGAGGTCGTGGAGGCCCAAGGTGCATGAGCATGCCCCTTTTTAGAGAAAACCTGTAA